The genomic segment ttaattaattacagactacagttaggtattaatatttatattataatttttttattattaattatgcattatatttattattaattatttattttcacaagGCATGCTGTTGTGACATTTTGAATTACACAATATTCCCGCTGATCGACAAATGCATTTGTTTGTTCTGCACTTTAGTTTGCAATTAGACCTTTTGTAACCTTGTGATCCAGTGACATTACTAAATCCTGCAGCTTCTCTCAGTGTAATTTCTTTTTCGGTATTTACAGATATCAAATCAACGAAACATTCTTTGCAGGGATCGATCTGCGATCGAGTatacaaatgtttaataatgCCGTTCTCTGTACTTAATTAAAGATAagcatttataaattcaaataaatatatctaaataatataattataattttataagtacctaatttatataaatcatctTCAACCTGGGTAATAACTGCTACCTAATAGGTTTCGTGGTGAACCACGTGCTCGATCAACATCAGGTATTGAAACTTTAACTGTGGTACCAACTTCTAGCGGAGTAAATTTCTTATTTGaaatagtcataatttttttagcttgtttttttaagcattttgatTTATGTCGTTCATTCTGTATTTGCTCATGACGTTGGCAATTCATgcaatttgtattttcattatctgcttccagaaaaataaaacatctttCACATTTTCTTAGGTTTGTatctaatatgtttaaataataggtatgttatttttaaaaaatttaaaatattatattaattaacctGTATCCATCATATTTTCTTGTTGTTCTGAAATCGGTGAAATAACttcttcaatattttgttttgaatcgTGTAATCCAGTTTCTTGCatttgtttaaacaatttttctctatctttttctgtttttaatgaatttatttcatCATTTGGTAGACCAATCGATAATAATTCTGTTCCATCAGTACAGCCAAACATGACCTCATAAGAAGATCTTCCAATAccttcaaaaaagtaaaaaagtatttttataactacTATAAAAAAACCATAGTTGAGTCTGGAACAATTATAGGGCCCTAATACTTTTTAGCACAATAATACACTATCATACATtctaaatataagaaataattgtaGTGTTATTGAAATTGATTCATTTTAATCAAGACGTATCAAATGacgtaataatgtttttaataatagataaatagataataatattatataggattatttgtaactactacctatattataataaatataggtagttgataataatttattattaattaatctaaacataatagtataaaatataaaatttattatatgcaATGTTAATCGTGATCGCTGGTTGTCTGGTacgtacttaatattaattattttatattatattaattatattaaatacttttttttacctGAATGAAGAGCTCGGTTTTTCTGAAACTGAATAAATTTCAAACCAGAAGGCCAATCCGTACTATTGTTTTCTGCCATCCACGTAGCCAACATATCCTCTACATCTCTATTTGCTCGTTCCACAGAACCTTGGCTCTGGCTGTGCCTCGGTTTACCATGAACAATTTTGACATCTTCCCACATATTGTGCAGTTCAGTTATAGTCGAATTTACGAATTCACGGCCATTATCTGACTGCAAAATTGCTGGTGCGCCAAAGGTCGTGTAAATGTCAAGTAAATTATATGCAATCTCCTCTGCACGTTTACTTTTTAAAGGCCTTAAAATTACGAATTTGGTTAAATGGTCttgataacaaaaaataaaccgaAAATCGTTAAAATGTTGGGACTGCATATCTATTAAACCTACTTGTGCTCTCGAGTTAAAAGCATTGTGTAATATTGGTTTGGAAACCAGTcctatttttctattagtagaTTTCTTTTGACAATGTGAACAAAGTTGTAAATATAGCATAATTGATTCCTTAGTTACATtacaatacttattttttatttccgcAACCATTCGATTTCTCCCACCATGTCCAATAGACGAATGAGTAGTAGGTATGAAGAATATCAAAAAGCTCTTCATTTGATACATAATAaagcatagtattattattttctggtaCTGGTTTTATCAAGCGTTCTTTTCCATTAACCATTAATATTTCGTACTTACGAACCATCCGGTAATCTTTTACCGATTTTTTCAATCCCttagtacttaatatttttttcgactCTTTGACTTTGGAAATTTGCTCACTATACTCCGATAAactaaaataagaattattgtCAGCCCGTTTTTGACTAATcaacttatttaataaatcGTTGAATTTACTACGCATAGTATCTACAtccatacttaatattttacgtaaataaagaataaatattttaaaatgcaataacaCGTGAACTAGCGAACTGCGAAATTTCGAACTGGTGAACTGTGAATCAAGCGATGTCAAACGAACGCGATGTCTGAAACGATACTGAAATAGTTAAaatcacgaactaagatatacaggactggaaacgaccTAATATCACAGGGAACCCAATAGACTCAAAAAAAGTACACATCAGTTCTTGGCGCACTCTACCAATCAAATATATTACTCATTTTAATGTTAATGATAGTATACATTTTCGAaatctgataataaattataaacaggaaacaaaaaacaataggtaaattaaaatatcttaatatctaatatttatgaattttttttaatactatgcgaggtttaatatttatgagaCTGTAAGTTTAGAGCATTtcttcttttagattctgaacgaagtgatgaatgtattgattttacaatgatgtgtgtttttttttttttttttttttgtgtctgacgacaacttttggagcagtaaaaatgcttcgattttcaaaagttgtaccttttctgaaaggaaagtgaatctagttggtactttggggggtcaaaagtgaaaatttcccaatacttttcaaaagcggcaggaaaaaccttaaaaaaataacggaaaaacgcgaatttttacgcaaaaccaaaaacgaaaacttaattttactgtaactcaaaaaataattattgtaagcacttgaaatttgcaacagatgtttatattagcgttgtctatacagggttaaattttcaaagtgtttcgactttttttgagctatttatagacaaatgaaattttcaatttttctaagtatttttttttaaaataacgataaaaaatttttggttggatagaaaactttNNNNNNNNNNNNNNNNNNNNNNNNNNNNNNNNNNNNNNNNNNNNNNNNNNNNNNNNNNNNNNNNNNNNNNNNNNNNNNNNNNNNNNNNNNNNNNNNNNNNNNNNNNNNNNNNNNNNNNNNNNNNNNNNNNNNNNNNNNNNNNNNNNNNNNNNNNNNNNNNNNNNNNNNNNNNNNNNNNNNNNNNNNNNNNNNNNNNNNNNNNNNNNNNNNNNNNNNNNNNNNNNNNNNNNNNNNNNNNNNNNNNNNNNNNNNNNNNNNNNNNNNNNNNNNNNNNNNNNNNNNNNNNNNNNNNNNNNNNNNNNNNNNNNNNNNNNNNNNNNNNNNNNNNNNNNNNNNNNNNNNNNNNNNNNNNNNNNNNNNNNNNNNNNNNNNNNNNNNNNNNNNNNNNNNNNNNNNNNNNNNNNNNNNNNNNNNNNNNNNNNNNNNNNNNNNNNNNNNNNNNNNNNNNNNNNNNNNNNNNNNNNNNNNNNNNNNNNNNNNNNNNNNNNNNNNNNNNNNNNNNNNNNNNNNNNNNNNNNNNNNNNNNNNNNNNNNNNNNNNNNNNNNNNNNNNNNNNNNNNNNNNNNNNNNN from the Acyrthosiphon pisum isolate AL4f chromosome X, pea_aphid_22Mar2018_4r6ur, whole genome shotgun sequence genome contains:
- the LOC115033304 gene encoding KRAB-A domain-containing protein 2-like — its product is MVAEIKNKYCNVTKESIMLYLQLCSHCQKKSTNRKIGLVSKPILHNAFNSRAQVGLIDMQSQHFNDFRFIFCYQDHLTKFVILRPLKSKRAEEIAYNLLDIYTTFGAPAILQSDNGREFVNSTITELHNMWEDVKIVHGKPRHSQSQGSVERANRDVEDMLATWMAENNSTDWPSGLKFIQFQKNRALHSGKKKYLI